In Osmerus mordax isolate fOsmMor3 chromosome 24, fOsmMor3.pri, whole genome shotgun sequence, the following are encoded in one genomic region:
- the abhd17b gene encoding alpha/beta hydrolase domain-containing protein 17B, producing the protein MNHLSLSELCCLFCCPPCPSKIASKLAFLPPEPTYSLMSDDSGSRWTLHLSERADWQYSAREKDAIECFMTRTARGNRIACMFVRCSPSARYTLLFSHGNAVDLGQMSSFYIGLGSRINCNVFSYDYSGYGASSGKPSEKNLYADVDAAWQVLRTRYGIRPENVIVYGQSIGTVPSVDLAARYESAAVVLHSPLTSGMRVAFPDTKKTYCFDAFPNIDKISKVTSPVLVIHGTEDEVIDFSHGLALYERCQRPVEPLWVEGAGHNDVELYGQYLERLKQFVAHELANL; encoded by the exons ATGAACCACCTGTCCCTCAGCGAGCTGTGCTGCCTGTTCTGCTGCCCGCCGTGCCCCAGCAAGATCGCCTCCAAGCTGGCCTTCCTGCCCCCGGAGCCCACCTACAGCCTGATGAGCGACGACAGTGGCAGCCGCTGGACCCTGCACCTGTCGGAGCGCGCCGACTGGCAGTACTCGGCCCGCGAGAAGGACGCCATCGAGTGCTTCATGACGCGCACGGCCCGCGGCAACCGCATCGCCTGCATGTTCGTGCGCTGCTCGCCGAGCGCCCGCTACACGCTGCTGTTCTCCCACGGCAACGCGGTGGACCTGGGCCAAATGAGCAGCTTCTACATCGGCCTGGGCTCCCGGATCAACTGCAACGTGTTCTCGTACGACTACTCGGGCTACGGCGCCAGCTCCGGGAAGCCCTCCGAGAAGAACCTGTACGCCGACGTGGACGCGGCCTGGCAGGTCCTGCGCACACG GTACGGTATCCGCCCGGAGAACGTGATCGTGTACGGGCAGAGCATCGGCACGGTGCCGTCGGTGGACCTGGCGGCTCGCTACGAGAGCGCCGCCGTGGTGCTgcactcccccctcacctccggcaTGAGGGTGGCCTTCCCCGACACCAAGAAGACCTACTGCTTCGACGCCTTCCCCAA CATCGATAAGATCTCCAAGGTGACGTCCCCGGTGCTGGTGATCCACGGGACGGAGGACGAGGTGATCGACTTCTCCCACGGCCTGGCGCTGTACGAGCGCTGCCAGCGGCCCGTGGAGCcgctctgggtggagggggcgggCCACAACGATGTG